Proteins encoded in a region of the Rhodopirellula islandica genome:
- the priA gene encoding replication restart helicase PriA, with product MLSESSLSNLGDPTLNFPPFVAASVPADSSSSEPTQNELFETDPPPWELTVGEDVQLASIVFARSPHGPYDYRIPDNLLDVLRPGMRVGVPLGHRKKPTPGWCVSIKTGNAAQQKLRDVAEVIDDEPLCDAALVRLVMFIAHYYQVPAGQVFDTLIPASVRDNAGTRKTTYFRPAPGLTEEQIAKLPSKQQSAMRFLIAQDRPMTAAELAIMAECTEDPIRRLRKKELLVTEVRRELSQNIRIRAQSNDGETKQSHDLTPQQENALSRINSAVDSGRGRTLLLHGVTGSGKTEVYIQAIEHVVKQAGSAIVLVPEISLTPQTRGRFEDRFDNVAVLHSQMSASERHFHWQRIRRGEVQVVIGPRSAVFAPLPNLGLIVIDEEHDTSFKQDKQPRYHARKVAHARAMALGIPLVLGSATPSMEAWHATQTGHAELVTMSERVGNRPMPDVQLVDLRVKEERGKGGAISRPLHAAVLETLKEKGQAILLLNRRGYATTIQCPACGTVCACPDCDMPLTHHRDGGKAMCHYCDYTIPTPPWCPACRFDGIRYGGLGTQRLEMEAKARFPDARIARMDSDTMKRAGSHQRVLSEFRAGEIDVLLGTQMIAKGLDFPNVLLVGVINADSALHFPDFRAAERTFQLVTQVAGRTGRGDRGGRVIVQTFTPEHPAIQAAARHDYLKFVEDEMVNRKKFNYPPLGSVARIIIRGPLEDKTESVADAIVDRLEKARDLLKAEVRILGPAPPPIVKISGKYRFHLLLQATEAAVVGEVIRRGLADFKVDPKEEIEFLVDIDPVNLM from the coding sequence ATGTTGTCTGAATCATCGTTGTCCAATCTGGGCGATCCGACTCTGAACTTTCCTCCTTTTGTCGCCGCTTCCGTGCCCGCTGACTCGTCCTCGTCTGAACCGACCCAGAACGAATTGTTCGAAACCGATCCTCCCCCTTGGGAGTTGACGGTCGGCGAAGACGTTCAGCTTGCGTCGATCGTGTTCGCTCGATCGCCGCACGGGCCCTACGATTACCGAATCCCGGACAACTTGCTGGATGTCCTTCGCCCGGGGATGCGTGTGGGCGTGCCGCTGGGGCATCGCAAAAAGCCCACTCCCGGTTGGTGCGTGTCGATCAAGACGGGCAATGCGGCGCAACAAAAACTTCGGGATGTGGCCGAGGTCATTGATGATGAACCGCTGTGCGATGCGGCTCTGGTTCGCTTGGTGATGTTCATCGCTCATTACTACCAGGTCCCCGCTGGCCAAGTCTTTGACACGCTGATTCCCGCCAGCGTTCGCGACAACGCGGGCACGCGGAAGACAACTTACTTCCGGCCTGCACCGGGGCTGACCGAAGAGCAAATTGCCAAGTTGCCGTCCAAGCAGCAATCGGCGATGCGGTTCTTGATCGCTCAAGATCGACCGATGACCGCCGCAGAACTCGCGATCATGGCCGAGTGCACCGAAGACCCGATTCGGCGGTTGCGAAAGAAGGAGTTGTTGGTGACGGAGGTGCGCCGGGAACTCAGCCAAAACATCCGCATTCGGGCTCAGTCCAACGACGGTGAAACCAAGCAATCGCATGACCTGACGCCACAACAAGAGAACGCGTTGTCTCGGATCAACTCCGCCGTCGACAGCGGACGCGGCCGGACGTTGTTGCTGCACGGTGTGACCGGCAGCGGCAAGACCGAGGTCTACATTCAGGCGATCGAGCATGTTGTCAAGCAAGCGGGATCGGCGATCGTGTTGGTGCCCGAGATCAGCCTCACGCCTCAGACCCGTGGGCGGTTCGAAGATCGTTTCGACAACGTCGCGGTGTTGCACAGTCAGATGTCCGCGTCGGAGCGTCACTTTCATTGGCAGCGGATTCGTCGAGGGGAAGTCCAGGTCGTCATCGGGCCTCGCAGTGCCGTCTTTGCGCCGCTGCCAAATCTGGGGTTGATCGTGATCGACGAGGAACACGACACCTCCTTCAAACAAGACAAGCAGCCTCGCTATCACGCTCGCAAGGTGGCCCATGCCCGAGCGATGGCACTTGGCATCCCGCTGGTGTTGGGTTCCGCAACGCCGTCGATGGAAGCTTGGCACGCGACGCAAACCGGGCACGCGGAACTGGTCACGATGTCGGAGCGGGTCGGCAATCGTCCGATGCCCGATGTTCAACTGGTGGACTTGCGAGTCAAAGAGGAACGCGGCAAAGGAGGCGCGATCAGCCGTCCCTTGCACGCGGCGGTGCTCGAAACGCTGAAAGAAAAAGGACAAGCGATTCTGCTGCTCAACCGACGTGGTTACGCGACGACGATCCAGTGTCCGGCTTGCGGCACCGTGTGTGCGTGTCCCGATTGTGACATGCCGCTGACGCATCACCGTGATGGTGGCAAGGCGATGTGCCACTACTGCGATTACACGATCCCGACGCCGCCCTGGTGTCCGGCGTGCCGGTTCGATGGAATTCGTTATGGCGGCCTGGGCACGCAGCGATTGGAAATGGAAGCGAAGGCCCGGTTCCCCGATGCTCGCATCGCTCGGATGGACAGTGACACCATGAAGCGTGCTGGCAGTCACCAACGCGTGCTGTCGGAGTTTCGTGCTGGAGAGATTGATGTGTTGCTGGGCACGCAGATGATCGCGAAAGGGTTGGACTTTCCCAACGTGTTGCTGGTCGGTGTGATCAACGCGGACTCGGCGTTGCACTTCCCTGACTTCCGCGCCGCCGAACGGACGTTCCAGTTGGTCACTCAGGTCGCTGGTCGAACCGGGCGTGGCGATCGTGGCGGCCGCGTGATCGTGCAGACGTTCACGCCTGAACATCCAGCCATTCAGGCCGCGGCGAGGCACGACTATTTGAAGTTCGTCGAAGACGAAATGGTGAACCGCAAAAAGTTCAACTACCCGCCGCTGGGCAGTGTGGCGCGGATCATCATTCGCGGTCCACTGGAAGACAAAACCGAATCCGTGGCCGACGCGATTGTCGACCGCTTGGAAAAGGCCCGTGACCTGCTCAAAGCGGAGGTCCGCATTCTCGGTCCCGCCCCACCGCCGATCGTCAAAATCAGCGGCAAGTATCGTTTTCACTTGTTGTTGCAAGCCACGGAAGCGGCGGTTGTCGGCGAAGTCATCCGGCGTGGCTTGGCGGATTTCAAGGTGGATCCCAAGGAGGAAATTGAGTTCTTGGTCGACATCGATCCCGTCAATTTGATGTGA
- the csrA gene encoding carbon storage regulator CsrA: MLVLSRKKNESIVINNDIKIVVVEIRGDKVRLGVEAPREVPVHRREVYDAIQRNNEAFDANAPADSNDVS, translated from the coding sequence ATGTTGGTACTCTCGCGAAAGAAAAACGAAAGCATCGTCATCAACAACGATATCAAAATCGTTGTGGTGGAAATCCGTGGAGACAAAGTCCGCCTCGGCGTGGAGGCTCCTCGCGAAGTGCCAGTTCACCGGCGTGAAGTCTACGATGCGATTCAACGGAACAACGAAGCGTTCGATGCGAACGCCCCAGCGGATTCCAACGACGTTTCTTAG
- a CDS encoding TlpA family protein disulfide reductase, translating into MIGPHMAFVIARLPKTVWAGVVAILLTPVVGGCTRQPPAESIENADATEYADPADSGQPTGSSLPNAGQRNEEQRGEVTPVHEVEPGRQAATSEKTAPIQVPRTITSGTSGQAKQLAHELSPEKLRTFLSEADIEMRMIVSGESGIEDEATAIGELKRIVSLKREASRRLIEHAESSPRDQAIGRRGELQSLSHLAAMGDLKSAESLQQLAEELQNDSDPDVRSDSQLVLIGFAIENLRNGKSEAATKVVSQIDRLLQSSSAPDAATLMVMGQARDTLMQFDHVEEASRVRSMILEEFVEPIENGAGEASEMVGLADMARQIAGPSLQVSEATRRVQDLMQQFITEANENTTAADSAVSPSDWKEAIQTLADEQPDLLTTQFLAAASLEAETVGREDLMSVTYQVLDDKFASLQDDRGREARAAIQARDNREKILGKAFDPDLPSTKGDELSLESYRGKVVLMPFWSAAFPDSLMVVDNLQEIARQYPEKVAIVGMNLDVQSTDVPAFESRNKISFPSFRSVSDPEASVANSIAYRFGAVSLLFVAVIDQAGEVQALEFSGRDLTPVVENLLR; encoded by the coding sequence ATGATTGGACCTCACATGGCTTTCGTGATTGCTCGCCTCCCAAAGACCGTTTGGGCCGGCGTGGTTGCGATTCTGTTGACCCCAGTTGTTGGAGGCTGCACCAGGCAACCTCCTGCTGAGTCAATCGAAAACGCCGATGCGACTGAATATGCTGATCCGGCTGACAGTGGTCAGCCGACTGGTTCCTCCCTGCCCAACGCCGGGCAACGCAACGAGGAGCAACGCGGTGAGGTCACGCCAGTTCATGAAGTCGAGCCAGGCAGACAAGCTGCCACTTCTGAAAAGACCGCCCCCATCCAGGTTCCACGAACGATCACGTCTGGGACGAGCGGGCAAGCGAAGCAGTTGGCGCATGAACTGAGCCCAGAGAAGCTGCGAACGTTCCTGTCCGAAGCGGACATTGAGATGCGGATGATCGTCAGTGGAGAGTCAGGGATTGAGGATGAAGCCACCGCCATTGGCGAATTGAAACGCATCGTCTCGCTGAAACGCGAAGCATCTCGGCGGTTGATCGAACACGCAGAATCATCGCCCAGGGATCAGGCGATTGGCCGGCGAGGCGAATTGCAGTCGCTCTCGCATCTGGCTGCCATGGGGGATCTGAAATCGGCTGAGAGTCTGCAACAGTTGGCAGAGGAGCTGCAAAACGATTCTGATCCAGACGTTCGTTCGGACAGTCAGCTTGTGCTCATCGGTTTTGCGATCGAAAACCTGCGGAACGGAAAATCGGAGGCGGCAACCAAGGTCGTTTCTCAGATCGACCGGCTGTTGCAATCCAGTTCTGCTCCCGACGCGGCAACGTTGATGGTGATGGGCCAGGCCAGAGACACGTTGATGCAGTTCGATCATGTCGAGGAAGCGTCTCGCGTGCGTTCCATGATCTTAGAAGAGTTCGTGGAGCCGATCGAAAATGGTGCTGGCGAAGCGAGCGAGATGGTGGGACTCGCTGACATGGCGCGTCAGATTGCTGGTCCAAGTTTGCAAGTCAGCGAAGCGACCCGTCGCGTTCAAGATCTGATGCAACAATTCATCACGGAAGCGAACGAGAACACGACCGCAGCAGATTCAGCGGTCTCGCCGAGCGATTGGAAGGAAGCCATTCAAACGTTGGCGGATGAACAACCCGACCTGCTGACCACTCAGTTTTTAGCCGCTGCCAGTCTGGAGGCGGAAACCGTCGGTCGCGAAGACTTGATGTCGGTGACCTACCAGGTCTTGGACGACAAGTTTGCTTCCCTGCAGGACGATCGCGGGCGTGAGGCACGGGCGGCAATTCAAGCTCGAGACAATCGTGAGAAGATTCTCGGCAAGGCATTCGATCCTGATTTGCCGAGCACGAAGGGCGATGAGCTCTCGCTGGAGAGTTATCGCGGGAAGGTGGTTTTGATGCCGTTTTGGTCCGCCGCATTCCCGGACTCGCTGATGGTTGTCGACAACCTCCAAGAGATCGCTCGCCAGTACCCGGAGAAGGTTGCGATTGTGGGGATGAATCTGGATGTTCAGTCGACAGACGTTCCAGCGTTTGAGTCTCGCAATAAAATCTCGTTCCCGAGTTTTCGCAGTGTTTCCGACCCGGAGGCGTCCGTCGCAAACTCGATTGCCTATCGGTTTGGGGCCGTTTCATTGCTGTTCGTGGCTGTGATTGACCAAGCGGGCGAGGTTCAGGCCCTCGAATTTTCTGGGCGAGATTTGACGCCGGTTGTCGAAAACCTTTTGCGATGA